The following nucleotide sequence is from Phocoena sinus isolate mPhoSin1 chromosome 14, mPhoSin1.pri, whole genome shotgun sequence.
TTGGTGGTGATGATGGGTGCCGGGGTGGTGATGGGTGGGAGCGTGCCTGGCCCTCCTCCTTCTGGCCACCTTGGCTTTCCTAGTCCAGGCTCCACAGGGCCTGCGCAGCTCAGGCCTCCCTGGCAGCCCCCAGGGGCCCCACCCTGGCTCCTCAGCCTTTGACATCCTCCACCCCACCGAGCTCCTCAGGGTGCAGGCCAAGGACCCTCGTCCAGGTCTGCTGGATGTGCTGGGGCTGCCAGGCATGGCATGCAGGCCAGGGccagcccctccaccccctcaTCTGCCCTCTCCTAGGCCTCAGTTTATCCTGCCCTGAAGCAGCAGGTTGGCTCGGGAGGCGCTGCCTCTGGCCCCTTCATTCATCTGTGAGAAGCAGAGGACTGACTCAAGATCACTATCTTTCAGAGAAAGTGAAACCTGGTCCCCAACGGTCGCCGCAGCAACTCCCCATCTCCTccggccccccaccccacctcccgaCAGCTAGTACTTAGAATCAGACTTTCATCTTCCCTTTTGCCTTCAAAGGGCTTTTGCCTTGTATGTCCATGACTGCAGCAGCCCTGTGAGATGGCTGGGAAATACTTTTCGAATCCTCATTTTacggtgggtgggtggggctctgaggcccagagaggttaagcgactTGCCTTGGATCACACAGCATGTCAGTGGGCTTGAACCCTAATCTCCTGTTTCTCTTGCCTCAAGTGCCTGGTTCTCCCTAGAGGGCCCTGTCTATAGAAAAAGAGCCTGGCTGTGGGCAATGGGCCTGGGATGAGGAAGGCTGGTTATGTGAGGGGTGCCTGGTAGGGGAAAGGAGATGGCTGACAGCCCCACTGGAGGATGCAGGTCCTGGGGCCAGAACCACAATCTCGGGGCTGCCAGCCTGGGTCTGGCTCTGTGCCCAGAGCCCGGTGGTTTCCGCTCACAGATGTCCCAACAGCCCTGGCAGGAGGGCGGGAAGGGCACTCAAGAAGGAAGATGTCTCGCTCCCTTCAGCCCCAAACCACAGAGGCCTGTGAGGCTGATGGCTCCTGGGCTGGGACTGGgctgtgtgccctccaggagcccAGCTGGTGGactctcccctccaccccggGCACAGGCACCTGCAGCGAACATGGACCCCCTTGCTCCCTGCTTGCCCCAGGAAGGCTGAGGCTGCGGTTTGCATCATCCTTGGGCGTGGGGCTGACCTCGAAGAACGAATTCGAAGAAAACAGGAGGAGGCGCAGGCATGCCACCGCACCCAGCGCCCATTGGCCGCCTGTGGAAACTTTGGTTTTTGGGGTCATGTTCCCAGAAGgcctgccctcccccctccccctccccacccacctcacGAGGTGTTGGCCAATCCTCCCGGCGGGCATAAAGTGGCTGCCAGCCCGCAGGGCTCCAAGCCTGGAGGTGTCACCCCCGGCAGGCGCAGGCCAGAGCTCGGTCACCCAGCATGCGGGCACAGTGTATGCGGAGGACACCGCTCAGTAAgtacttccttcctccccaccagcACCTGCTTGCTGTGCTCATGGGTGCCAGCAGGGAGCAGGGGCAccctctgtcctcaaggaatAGGGGAGGCCAGGCGCCGGGCAGAGGATGCTGAGAAGGGGAGAGAGCCAGGGGGTCAGGCAAAGAGAGGGATCCACTGAGAACAGAGCATCTTCACAGGGTAGAGAAGGATATTACCAGAGGGCTTCCAGGGGGAGGGTGATGTAGAGTCAACTCTGGGAGCAAGAGAGTGAAGGAAGGGGATCGCTGCGGGAGAAGCCAGGGAagcaggtgggaggtgggagatgtgctggggcagaggaggaagacgCAGAAGCTGAGCAGCATCATGATGTGATGTCTGGAAGGGCTGTGGAGCCTCCTTCTTGCCCCGATTTGGAGGCTCTGGGATGAATGGACACTGTCAGCCGGGCCTGGGGGCCCTGGAGCCCACACAATCACACAGCGCACATAGCCACACCCACAGGATGACATGCACACAGAGTCACGTGACGTCATCTGGAACCCTCAATCTCACCAATCTGGGAACCCCCACGTGCATCCCGGGGCCCCTGCCCTGGATGGGACACAACGGTTTTGTGTGACCAGCTGTTTCCTCGAGCCTCGCGCAGATCTAGACGCACACCCATGCAGGCACCCTAGTCCCACGTGCGCTGTGCCCACACCAGCCCCCCTGCCCGAGCCCAGCAGCAGGTACCTGGGGGGCGGCGAGGGGTGCCTGGTAGTCATTGTGCCTAGGCGCCTGGCCCCTTGACCTCCCCAGCAGCATCTTCCCCAAGGGGCCACAGTTCTTAGGAAGGGAAGGTGGTGTCACTGCCTTCCGGGCCATTGCGCCACAGGCCCTTCCGACCACGTGGCTGCCAGGGCcttgtgggtgggtggggggaggcaggggagtgGTAATTATACCCGCCCCCCAGAATGTTCTGGCTCACAGCATCTCTGGTGGGCCTGACAAAAGTGGCCACTTAcggagagaggagggaggcctGAGAGATGGGGTCATGGGCTGGCCTTGGGTGACCTGAGCAAGCCCTTCTCCTTTGGGGCCTTGGTTTTCCTGTCAGTCAAATGGGGGCATGGACGAGATGGTCTCACGTATCCTTTCCAGATGGAAACTTTGGGTGGAAAGGCAGCCTCTCCTGGTTCTGCAGACATAGATCAAGGTGTCTGGCTGCTCCTGGGCTGCAAAACCCTCCAGAGCACACCTGCGTGGGGGGGTGGGGTCTGTTACAGCAGGTTCAGGGCCTGCAGCAATGGTCACCCCTTAGCCCAGAGGACTTGCGGGGAGCAGCCCCGCCTGGGCCACCCCAGGTCAGCTCCTGAGTTTGGCAGGCTTGACTCTAGCCAGGCCCCACCAGCTCTTCTCAAAGTCTTACTTGGTGAATTGCAACCACTGTTTTGGGTGTTGGGCAGTGACTCGCTGGGAAGGTGGTGGAGGCCCCAGCAGGTAGCCCCGTGCATGCACCgtgcccagccccgcccccaatGGCAAAAAGCTGAGGATGATGGGCTGTGCCCTCTGAGGCCCGCTTGAGTGACCTCCTCTCTGAAAGGCACCCACCTGTGGCTTCCTCACTAAGGCAGGTGACATGTCCCCTCTCTGCCCCAGGTGTGATCCTCGGACTCCTGTTCCTGAGCATGACGGCCACAAGCAAGTGCTTGGGCAAGTACCATGAACTCCTCCTGCAGCTCCGGCGTCAGGCGGACCTTATGCAGGACACCAGCACGCTCCTGGACCCCTATGTGAGTGACCAGCCCCTGGGGGCATCTGAGTCTCAGAGAACTGTGGGGTTAGGGCAGCAGTGAGTCCCAGAGAAGACAGGCCCAAACCCTACTCAATCTGAGGCTGGGGGGAAAACGAGTCTCCGTGTTATTCCTGGGCCACGGCGAACATCCCAGGCCTAACCCTGAGATGCCAAGTAGGCAGTGCAGCTCCCCCAGCTTAGTGGGCCTGGAGTGTGAACCCCAACTCCATTGCCTCATTCGTCCATTTGCCCCATGTGCTCATTGCACACCTACCACGGGCCTTGCTCTAGGCACCGGGATGTAGCAGTGAACAGTCCCACCCTCCTGAGCTCATGTCACCTCCCGTCACCTCCCCAATGACACACCTCATGCCACAATCACCACCTGTGTGGTTACCCCTCCAGCTCCCTGGCATACCTCTAACCTCACCTGCAGTGATCCAGGAGTCCTCGCCcctcttcagcctcagtttctggATCTGTACAATGGGAGGATTGGATGGGGGGGGGGTACATGAGGTCCAGTGGTTCAAGGCTGAGCAGAGCagattcgtgtgtgtgtgtgtgtgtgtgtgtgtgtgtgtgtgtgtgtggtgggggctCCAGCTCTCACCCCTGCATTGTCCTTTCCCCACAGATCCACATCCAAGGCCTGGACACGCCAGGACTGAAGGAGCACTGCAGGGAGTGCTCTGGGGCTTTCCCCAGCGAGGACGCCCTGCGGGGGCTCAGCAGACAGGGCTTCCTGCAGACCCTCAATGCCACGCTGGGCCTCGTCCTGCACAGACTGACTGCTTTGTATCAGGACCTCCCTGAAGCCCAGCAGTTGGTGGGACTGAACATCCGCGGGTTCAGGAGTAACATCCATTGCATGTCCCAGCTGCTGCGCAGCTCCTCAGAGGCAGAGACACCTGAGCCCACTCAGCCAGGCCCCGGGCCCACGCCGCCGCCCACACCGCCCTCAGACGCCTTCCAGCACAAGTTGAAGAGCTGCAGGTTCCTGCACGGCTACCACCGCTTCATGCACTCTGTGGGACAGGTCCTCCAGGAGTGGGGGgagagccggagccggagccggagccggagccggagaCACAGCCCCTGCCGGGCCCCTGGAGACACAGCCCTCGCCAGGCCCTGCAGAGGGGGGGCCCGCAAGATGTGGCCCTTCCGAAGGGACAGGAGACTCATGCCgaggggacagcttccccggtaGCCTTAGGGTGAAAGGTCAGCAGGTACTCTGCAGGATGGCGCAGCCCCAGGGCCTGCCATCCTGCTCCCCTCTGTTCCCCGCCTCTCAGAAGTGCACTTTAAGGGGTGGGAGCCGTGCAGCTCCTCTACCTCCTCTGGGCTGGGCTAGGGACATAGGGTCAGGCTGTTGAGCCCCCCAGCCCTGAGTTCCTCAGTCTGGTGGGGTGGCCAGGTCAGGTCCACACGGGGCCAACTTTCCATTGATTCAGGGGTCTGATGACACAGGGTGACTCATGGCCAGACTGGCTGCCACCCCCTGCTCTGCTGCCCGGAGGCCTGCCGGACTGTCCCTCTCATGACTTGCAGGGCCGTTGCCCCCATACTTCCTCCTTTCCCTAGTGGCCTGGTTCCAAGGCGGGGAGGTCAGGGCCTGAGCTGGCCTCCTATGCCTCATCACGTCTCGGGCCAGACCTCTGGATGTCTGGATGACCTCACTTTAGGCAGCTGTGATGGGGCAGAGTGTACTAGAAAGAGCACTGATTTGGGGGGTCCAAGGTTGGTCCctaacttgctgtgtggcctcagcaaggccactttacctctctgtacctcagttttctctttgtgATTCGAAGGGCTTGGGGGCCATGTAAAGCCCTCTCTGCCTGTCAGTTGCTGGGACTCTGTGACATAGGGTGGATATCAAATTCTCTCCATACATGGGGATACGCAGTACTGATGGCCACTGGGCACAGACTGAGTTCTCTGGAAGAGACCTCCTAGCTAGCACCTGGAAGCGCCTGGTCTTGGGTCTTGGGTGCTGGCTGCTCCCCCTGGTGGTACATCACGGTATTTTCTTATGCTGAAACCATTGCCCTCCTGGAGTGGGTCCCAGAAGCTGCTGGGCCAATTCCTTGGAGGGACATGActaatttatagattttttaaatcagtttttatcTGTTTCCTATTTATAAGGCTTATTTATAATGTGTATTTAATGTTAATATTGTGCcaacatatatttaaaacttgCCTGGTTTCTAAAGCCCCTGTGTCTCTCTGCTGCCTTGTGGGACAGGATTTGGGGGAGCCTCTTGGCGGGGGGTCCCTATGTGGTAAGGCCACAAGCATCCACCacctggggcctgggctggggggtcCTTGCTCTATCCAGGAAGGGAAGTCGCACACCCCAGTCAGCTGGGGGCTCTGACTGTGGGGCATCTCAAACACAGACAAGGTGTTTGTTGTTTCTGAATGGGTCTCTCTTGAGAAGTTGGGGACCAGCGGTGTTGGGGTTTGGGAgccggaggggagggaggaaggatggagtgTATGGGTTGCTCTGGGCCCTTGTGGGTGTCTGGCTGGGGGTATGTGTGCTGATGTGTGTTGTGTGAAACAGACAAGATAATAATAGATCCTGCCTCACGTGTGGCCTGTAACCTGGTAGGTGCTTGAAACTGCTTCCTGAAGGGCCCCAGGGTGGATAGGGATTCCACCTGGCTCTCTCCGGATGCTCAGGGCCCCGCCTCAGAAGGGTCATCTATAGGCTGATGACATGCTGAGGCAGCAGCTACAAAGGAAGGGCTCACAGAAGCCGATGAACGTGACCTGGATCAGTCCCATTTCTGGTGGGAACAGGACTTAACATGGGGTGGAAGAGAGCCCTGTGTGGGACTCCCCGCAATAGATATaacccactttgcagatgagaagaccgaggctcagagagtttgagTCCTCAGAGCAAATTTACTGGGGGCGGGCACATTTTAAATTCAGGCCCGTTAGATGCCAGGGCAGGAGCATCTTCCTGTCACCTTTCAGCCTCTGTAACTCTGCTGACAATTTCACGAGTCCCCGGGGGCACAGAGCTCCCAAGTGCGGGGGCAGACAGacaacagacaagcaaaagaaccAACAGGAGCATCTGAGGTTGCAGTGTGAGCTTGAGCTTGGCAAAAACAAAGCGGTGATGTAATAGAGAGTGAGAGTCAGGTGACGTGGGTTGTCATTGTGGTGCCTGGAAGAGGTGATGTCTACTCTGAGGACTGAATGACGCACAGGAGAAGGGGTGGAGCCTGTAGGTGGCAGGAAGAGCTAGGGCAAAGGCTCCGAGCATTCAAGGATGAGGATACAGTGAGTGAGGGCATTGCTGATTTATCaaaaaggcccagagaggggaagcatCTTGCTCAATGTCACGGAGCGAGTTAGTGCAGTGCTGGGGCTAGAACTCCAGGTCTCTTACTCCCAACCAGCAAGCGCCCAATATATTCCAGGCTGTTTACCAAGCACTTAGTAAGGGTCTCTACTGCCCCGCAATGGGCTCTCTCTTGCTCTCGGGCTCCTGCCACACCAGCCACTTTTGGGATCCCAATATGCCCAGGGTACCCTCCCACCACAAGGTCTCTGCCTATGCTCTGCTCTCTGTCTACAACGCTGTGCTCTGTTTTTTGGTTAGTGCATCCTCGGCTATTCTTACCCCCATCCGTGTTCTGGGTCTAACaacttggttattttttttctcaaaactgTCGCGTGGGGGGCCTCTCTTGGTTTGCTTTGCCGTCTGCCTCCCCCGCTAGCCTGGAGTCTCCAAGGATGGAGACCACATCTGCCTTGCTCTGCTctcagcacagtacctggcacccAGCAGGAGCTCAGTGAGGAGCAGGGCAGGGAGCCTGGCCTAGACAGGCGCTACCCAGGTGTGGCCAAGGGCAGGGGCCGGCCTCTGCTCTTTTCTGCTGCACCCccagcatgggggtgggggacttTCCTCGGGCTGGGCTGCTGGGAATCTCTGGGTGGGAGGTGGCAGACACCGAAAGCCAGGCACCCTCAGGTTCCCGGAGCAGAAGGGGAGTTCGCACTAAGGCAGCATGTGATTGCCCACGGAGAGGACAGAAGTTGGTCTGCGGAGGAAGAGCCGGGAAGCCCAGGGTAGTTGCTCTTCACCCCTGCCTGGGCCCCCTG
It contains:
- the OSM gene encoding oncostatin-M; protein product: MRAQCMRRTPLSVILGLLFLSMTATSKCLGKYHELLLQLRRQADLMQDTSTLLDPYIHIQGLDTPGLKEHCRECSGAFPSEDALRGLSRQGFLQTLNATLGLVLHRLTALYQDLPEAQQLVGLNIRGFRSNIHCMSQLLRSSSEAETPEPTQPGPGPTPPPTPPSDAFQHKLKSCRFLHGYHRFMHSVGQVLQEWGESRSRSRSRSRRHSPCRAPGDTALARPCRGGARKMWPFRRDRRLMPRGQLPR